TGGCTCCTGTCTTAAGAGTTAACATCGTGCTCGCTGTAGTTGCCGCTTTCAAGCAAATGGAAACCGTATATTTATTAACATCCGGCGGTCCGGCTAATAGCACCCAATTTCTATCTACCTATCTTTATTCTAAAGCGTTTCGGGAGAGCGTCTACGGTTACGGAAATGCCATTTCGGTACTTCTCGTCGTCATTTGTTTGATCGTTACGGTTATCCTAAACCGCTCCATGAGAAGGGAAGTAGGTGAATACTAAGATGGCGGTCCCAATGATTCGTAAAGAAAGCAAGAGGGAAAATGCAGTTCCCGGCATGAAGCTGTCTGGTGTCGTTAGAGTAATTTTTGTCGTATTCATGCTCTTATTAGTCGCTGTTGAACTGTTCCCACTCGTATGGCTGTTCGATTTCTCTTTATTGAAAAGCGGAGATTTCTTTGGCTCTGATATTTTGAAGTGGCCAAATCCGGCCAAATGGGACAACTATTCAAACGCATTTAAGAACGCGCATATTCCGCTGTTGTTCTGGAACAGCTTGTTTGTTTGTACGATCTCTATTGTGCTAATTGTTATTTTTTCGGTTGCTATGGGCTATGCCCTTACCCGAATGCAGTGGAAGCTGAGGAAGCCTGTTCTTGCGCTCATTATGGCGGGGATGATTATTCCGATTTACTCGACGCTGCTGCCCAATTTCATCGTGTTTAATGAGATTGGTATGTTGAATACTTATCTTGCGTTGATTTTACCTTACGTTGCATTTCAAATTCCTATTAGCATGTACATTGTGTCGGGATTCATGGAAACTATTCCGAAGGCACTTGAAGAAGCGGCCATTATGGATGGGATGAATGTGCCCGGCTTAATATTCAGAATCATTCTACCTATTCTGAAGCCTGCAATTGCTACGATCGCGGTTCTGTCGTTCCTGAGCTGCTGGAATGAATTTATTATGGCGGTTACGTACATCGATAAATCCTCTTTACGGACATTACCGTTCGCCGTCGTATATTTCATGGGGCAGTATTCCTCGAATTACGGTGCGCAATTTGCTGTTCTTGCGATGATCTCCATTCCATCGATTCTCATTTATCTGTTATTTACGGATCAGATCAATCGTGGAATCACGGCAGGTGCCGTGAAGGGGTAGTTGGTAGAGGTGGGGTGGAAATTAGCCATACATTATATGGTTAATGCTTCCAAGGTTGCTCGAATGCGAGGAATAGCCATACTTTCTATAGCTACAACCCCCGAATACTCCGAGCTACAGGTACTCGGTACTCACTGTGTATTTAACTGACGGTAGCGAGCGGGAGTCATACCCATTGCCTGCTTAAAAAGAAGATGGAATCGTTTAAGATCGTGGATACCAACCCGAGAGGAAATATCCGCGATAGTAAGGGAGCTTAACGAAGGATCGATAAGCAGCTGACAGCTGCGGTCGATCCTTTCTTTTTGCAATAGAGAGGTAAAAGAAAGCTGAGCTTTATCTAAAAGGTTACGCTGAAGCTGCCTCTCCCCGACACCGATATGTTGAGCCACGGTTGCTAGGGTTTGCTTCTCATGCAAATGATCTCGAACAAAACGATATACAGAATCTATGCGTTCCGCAATGAGATTCCCTTTATTTATTTCCGGAGTCATTGCCCGTTCCATGACGATCAGTAGCTGAAGGAGCAGCCCGGACAGCATCGTTTCGTACCCCGTCCTTTTGTGCTCAAACTCCATATACAAAGACTCGAACAAACGACCGAACTCACCAGACTTCTCTCGCATTTGTAACCAGCGGTCTGTCTCAGCATTCATGCCGCGAAAGCTATATAATCCATATTGTTCAGGTAAGATTGACGTCAGAAAGTGAAAGATTTTCTCGTCGAAAATGCAGTTTCCGATAATAAGAGGCTCTTTTGGCTTGTTGGAGGAGGGGCGAAAAATATGAGAAACGCCAAGGGGAAGGAAAAATAGGTCCCCTTGCGTAACACGAATGGTCTGATCCTCAATGTAATGAAATCCGCTACCCGCCCATACGTAACATATTTCAATGAAATCATGCTCGTGCTCCGGCAGGTCGAAATCTTCACTAACCCGATTTACATATAAGGAGAACCCGTCAGCAAAAAATTGCTCACCTTTTTCCATTAATAAATTTGGTTTCCCCATATTCCCGCCCCTCTCTCAACAAGACTAATTAAGCATTTACTTGCGTGATAACCTCGTTCTTAAATTGCTGAATCGCCAAATCCGTGTCGATCGTAAAGCCGCATTCCAAGCCTATGAAGCCGGAAAAGCCAGTGTTTTTGATGGCACGGAGTATGTTGACGTAATTTAGCTCGCCGGTTCCCGGTTGATAACGTCCTGGGTTGTCCGCGATGTGATAATGGTTAATTCGATCAATGTATCCGGTTGCATTTCGAATGACATTGCCTTCTGTAATTTGCTGATGATAAACATCGAATACGATTTTAACGTTCGGGCTATCTACCTGATCAATAACATCGATGGATTCGTCCGAGCGCTGAAGGAAGTGACCCTGATGATCGACAAGTCCGTTTAGCGGTTCTACTTCTAACACAATGCCAGCTTCTTCAAATAAAGGAGCGCAACGCTTGAGCGTCTCAACCATTGCTTGCCGTTGTTTATCGCGCGGGATGCCCTCCAGAACGTTACCGGTCTGGCTAATGACGGAGCGAATATTTAAGGCTTTGCATGCTTCGATTGTCTGGCGCACACCTTCGAGATAGGAATCACGCAAGGTTTCGTCGACTAAGCTAATAAACTTGGTACAGGTTGCGTTAATACCAACTCCAATACGCTCCTGCTCCCTTGCTGTCTTCTTCAGATCTTGCAGCTCCCACCAAGCGTAGTATTCAAGTCCATGGAAACCATGCTCTTTAACCTTTTCTAAGTGATAAATTTCATCTTTACCAGAATAAGCACCGATGCAAAGTGAATATTTCATAGGTAATTCCTCCTCTTGTTCTAGGTAAAATGTTAAAGCTGTAAGCTTGTCAGAGAGAGCCAATTCATTATACCTCCAATGGTAACGGGATGGGGATGAAATTTGCTCTTCCGTTTTGTTTATTTTCTGAAATAATAGAGGAGTAAACGTTCTAACAACATTCGAAGCAGGTGACCTCCTTGGAAATGAAATTTTGTTCGTCTTGCGGCCATGGATTAGAAGACCGTGATATTGATGGTACGATTAGAAGGGCTTGTACGCAGTGCAGCTTTGTTCATTGGGGCAGCTATAGCATCGGGGTAGGAGCACTTGTTGTAAAGGACGATAAGGTGCTGCTCGTGCGAAGAGCGCAAGAGCCAGGCAAAGGTAAATGGACGAACCCAGGTGGCTACATCGAGCAGCTGGAGCCAATCGAAGAGACAATTAGAAGGGAAGTTCTAGAGGAGAGCGGAATCGAAGCCGTTGTCCGTAGCATCGTGGCTTTACGTGATCTGCCGAAAAGTATTCATAATCTATATGTGGCTTTTTCCATGGATTATGTAAGCGGAGAACCGACCCCGGACGGCTTTGAGGTAGATGCCGCTGGTTTCTATAGTCTAGAAGAGATGGCGGAAATGAATGTTGCCACATTTACGCAGTGGCTTGTGGACGTCGCTCTGCGTGGACAGTCAGAGGGTTTAACCTTCGATACTAATCCGATTATTCCTCTTGATGGGTATGGATTGTTTCGAGTATAGAGGGCGGAATGTAGTATTGCAGAGCATATACGAGGGGACGTTTATAAAATGACAGCGAAAACACAACTGAGAATGGGTAACGGAAGCTATGATTATGAGGTTGTTGCGCAGTGGGGGAACATTCCCGATACGCATTCCCTTGGCTACACGCATGGGATTGTCACAGATGAAGCGAATAATGTATACGTTTTCCATACGGGAACGCCTTCTATTTTCAAATTCGATAGTGAGGGGAACTTTCTGAGTGCATTTGGAGAGCAAATCGGAGAAGGTGCGCATGGGTTCTATCTCCATAAAGAGCTGACAGGTGAATACTTATACACGACAGATACTTCCAAAGGGCAGATGCTAAAGTTAACGTTGGAAGGAAAAGAGGTATTGGCGCTAGGTGTTCCCCCTCTACAGAATGTGTATGATAGCGATCGTAGATATGTACCTACAGATGTTGCTGTTGCGCCTAACGGAGATATTTATATTTCGGACGGATACGGACAAAGCTGGATTCACGTCTACAACGCGGAAGGGGAGTACAAGAAATCTTGGGGCGGTAAGGGTGAAGAGCCGGGCTTGCTCAATTGTCCACATGGCATATCTGTTGATCTGCGCAGCGGCGAGCCTGAAATTTATGTTGCAGACCGGGGAAACCATCGCATACAAGTATTCACGCTCGAAGGTGAGCTTAAGAGAATTATTGATAAGGATATGGACCAGCCTTGCAGCTTTTTCTTCTTCGAGGGGAAAATGTACATTCCGGACTTGAACAGCCGAGTTTCGATATACGATCAGAATGATCGGCTTTGTGCTCATTTGGGAGAAGATCAGCAAGCTTATAAGACAGAAGGCTGGCCGAACCTAGCGAAATCCTACTACCGAGCGGATAGATTCAGCTCGCCGCACGGTTTATGCGTGGATTCGAAAGGGAATGTCTATGTAGCCGAATGGATTCACGATGGAAGATTAACCAAGCTTCGTCCAATATAGGAGTTTTAATGGCGACAGTCCCGGAGGTGTTAAGCTTATCGGGACTGTTGTTATTTGGCGGATAGGAGTCAGCGGAAACTGAATTAGCTTTCATGTTAATGCTCCTGTGAGCTTGAATTGTTGAATAAGCTCCTTCTCATGAGGAGGCAACGATCTGATGCTTTTTAGAAGACGTTTTTTCGCAAAGGCGTATACTTGGATATCATGAGAAACCAATGCCTCGATTTGTTTAATGACTTTAGGGGCTAACCCCTCTCGCGTCGGGCGATTAGGTGTTACATTCACAGAGTAAACCTGAAGCGGACCCCATCCGTACCTTTTTTTCAGCATATAGACCGACTCGTGGAACATTTCGGTTATTCCAACAATGGGATAGAAGGAATTAATTTGTTGCTTGGCTTTCTTTACAGATACAGACGAACTCCCTAGAATGCTTGCGGTTTGATAATCACGGAAAAACATTCCTACCACTTCCTCCGGTAAATCAAAGAAGTCTTCGATAGACAGGCTTAAAGCATGGCCATATAGCCAATGACTAGGCTGCCGGGCAATGTAATAGTAGTAGGATAGGATGGCTTCTACAGGATCACGCATCATTGTTGCGTATTCAAATGGTAGAACAGATGAGTGATGGAGACCGAACCAATAATGACCGAAAATACACGCCAGCCCATGATCCGGCTGCGCCAGAATAGTATCCCAGATAGTAGTGTCTGGATCCGCAACTACACCAAGCTGACAGCCATATACCTGATGCAAAATCTGATACATGCTCGATCCTGCCGTTTTAGGAATGTGGATATAGAAAAGAGTCGGTTGTATCGATTTATGGCTACCGCTCCCCATTGTAATCACATCCTTCCTTTTAGATAACGTGCTCACAGCCATTCTGCTCTTTCAGTAATTTAATAACTTTACAGGCACACTCTTCAGCTGTTTCTTGATTCGTTTTCACTATTAAATCGGGAGAAGTTGGTTCGTCGAAGCGATCAGATATTCCTGTAAACATCGGAATTTGCCCATTTATCGCTTTCTCATATAAGCCTTTTACATCTCGCTCTATGCAATTTTCAATTGGACAATCGACATACACCTCAACATACGAAGTAAGCTTCGTCCGACAATACTCTCTCATTTCCTTATAGGGAGTAATTAACGGAGCCAATACAATAAGCCCATTGCGCGCAAGAAGGTCCGCAACATAAACCGTTCGCCGGATATGTGTCATCCTATCCTCGTAAGTAAACCCTAAATCCGAGCTAAGCCATTTTCTAAGCTCGTCTCCATCCAACACGGCAATGGGAATACCAGCCGCTCTTAGCTTGCTTTCAACCATAAGGCTAATTGTTGTTTTACCTGAACCAGATAAACCAACGAACCAGCATACGATTCCAGCTTTCATTAAAACTCACCCCTCTGAAACAGAGTATGTGAATGAGCCACATAACGTATGGACAATCCTACTATTGCTAATAAATTTGCGGCTTAGAAACAAAAAAAGCCCCCCACATAGCTTCTTAAGTTAGCTAGTGGAGAGCGGTGTTTGTAACCAATTAATCTATGCGGCCATTCGTATATCTGCATGCTTAGTCAACGGCAAACCAGCAAGCTTTCTGCTATGAAGGATTCCTATTGCCATACTCGGCTCTATTTCATTTCGTTGGACTAGCTCAATCAGCGCTGCGACATTCCCCGTCTGGTACGCTGCTGCAAGTATTCTCAGGAAGGTTTTCAATCCTTCATCCTCAGGTAAAGGAAGCCGCCCTTGCTCAATATCCTCCCTCACGAGATCAAGGGCTTTGCGCGCTCGGTGAAGGGCAGCTTTAACTCCACCTTCTGTCGCTTCAAGCATAGTGGCTGTCTCTGATATGGAATAGCCGAGCACATCTCTAAGCATGAAAACAGCCCGTTGCAGAGGAGACAACCGCTTAATTAAGGAATGAAAAGCCGCTTCGAGCTCGAAGGAGCCCTGCTCAGGAGATACGACTCTCGGCTGCTGCGCTTTGACAATCCGGGTCAAGGTCGCATTTCTTCGCGTATGATCAATCCACGTATTTTTTGCAATCCGTAACAAATAGGCTTCGAGGTTGTTATGATCAGCGCTTCTGGTCGTGCTGACTGCTTTTAACCATGTATCCTGAGCCAGATCCTCTGCATCCCAGTGAGATTCTGTCAGGGATAGGCAATAACGATTAAGTGCCGTTCGCAGCTGCTCCCAGTTTCCATTCCCTAGCTTAGGCAAGGAAAGCTGCTTGTCGATCAAGGTCATTCGGCATTTCTCCTTTGCTCAGATGATATCAATAGCAATTGCCACCCTCAAGTGACAGCTAAGCCGTATATAGACAGACCCTTGCATTAGCTAGTAAACGAATAAGCAGGACGAAAGGATACGCTAATTAACAAATTTAATTGTAAGGCAAACTTAATACCTATTATAGCGTGACCTGCGTATCTTTCGAACACATCCGTTCGTTTATTGAGGCAAGTGAAAACGATATACGATAAACGATAAGATACTGGAGGTAATGAAGATGAGCAGTTATGTTCCTTATGTAGTTGAGCAAACAAACCGTGGTGAAAGATCCTATGACATTTATTCCAGGCTCCTTAAGGATCGAATTATATTTTTAGGCTCTGCAATCGATGATCAGGTGGCCAACAGCATAATTGCCCAGCTGCTATTCCTGGCGGCAGAGGATCCGGAGAAGGAAATTAGCCTTTACATCAATTCACCGGGGGGCTCTACCTCGGCGGGATTTGCCATTTATGACACTATGCAGTTTATTAAACCGCAAGTTCACACGATTTGTATGGGGCTGGCTGCTTCCTTTGGTGCGATATTACTGTTGGCTGGAGCGAAAGGGAAGCGGTTCGCACTGCCGAACAGTGAGATTATGATTCACCAGCCGCACGGAGGAGCACAAGGGCAAGCGAGCGACATTGCGATAAGCGCCAAACGAATTTTGCAGGTCAGGGAGAAAACGAATCGTATTACATCCGAGCTTACGGGGCAGCCGATTGAGAGGGTTGAGAAGGATATGGATCGTGATTACTTCATGTCCGCCCAGGAAGCATTAGAATACGGGGTTATAGACAAGGTAATCACTTCGGCAAATATAGATTTGACTTGATAAAATTCATAATCTAGATACGTTATCCAGATGTTGACAGCCTGCTATTTCCGTGATAAAGTTGAGATTACAATACCGACTAAAGTGATCGGAATTCTATATTTAGTCTACCGGAACAACGGCGACCCCTACTCCCAACCAAGGAGAGGGGTCTTTTTAATTCCGGCTGACCAGGAGGGGTAACTCAATTGGAAATTGCAGAACGGATAGGCCTTCAGTCAAATACGAAAACAAGATTACCTTATTTCAGCTTATTCAGAATCGCTTTACCCGCATTAGCATTAATAACCGCGTTGCTGCTGCATACCCTTGTCCCGAACGTGCAGCCTGTCCTGTCTACGAGAGGCTTCACAATCGTGCTCTCCGTAATACTGCTATTATTTTTGACGTGGTTTGTAGCCTCTTTATTCCGTCCGGGAGTATTTAAGTCTCTACATTATTTTTCAAATATTACGACCTTTATTATCGCCTTAATTGTCGTATGGGAGCTTCTGACGCTTAAATCCGCGACATTGCCTCTTCCGTACTTTCCTTCCCCTGTCAAAATATTAGATGCACTAATCAACGACAGGCACAAGCTGCTCATCTGTGTCTTATATTCCTTGAGATTACTCGTAATCGGCTACTTAATTGGTGCTGTTTTTGGCTTGGCAACTGGCATTCTCATGGGATGGTATAAGCACTTTCAATATTGGGTTAATCCATTTTTGCGGTTTATTGGTCCTATTCCTGCCACTGCATGGATTCCCGTCGTTTTAATTATATTTCCAAGCAGCTTTACCGCTAGTATTTTCCTTATCGCATTGGGGACATGGTTCCCTGTTACTGTAATGACCTGGTCTGGTATTGCAGGAGTGAACAAGTCATTTTTCGAGGTGGCAAGAACACTTGGGGCCAAAGAGCGCTACCTTATTCTTCGAGTGGCAGTGCCTGCTGCTTTTCCGCTTATTTTTATCGGCTTGTTCATGGGGCTGGGAACCTCATTTGTAACTTTAATCGTTGCCGAAATGCTTGGTGTTAAAGCTGGGTTAGGGTTTTATATCACATGGGCACAGGGATGGGCGGAGTATTACAAAGTATATGCGGCCCTATTCATCATGGCAGTGCTTTTCTCCACGATTATTACGGTATTATTCAAAATTCGCGATCGCATCTTAATCTGGCAGAAAGGGTTGATCAAATGGTAGCTTCAGCTGTTAAGGAGGGCGGACAGATTTCGGTCAGTGGTGTTTCTCGAGTGTTCGAGGACCAAGGAAAGGGCGGTAGTCCAATTGTAGCTTTAAGCAAGGTTGATTTGGATATTGCTCCAGGAGAATTCGTATCCCTGATTGGTCCGAGCGGATGTGGTAAATCTACCTTACTACGCCTCATTGCTGGTATTGACACACCTACTTCCGGAGAGCTGCAGCTCGATGGTGAGGCTATTGTAGATGCTCATCCTAGCAGAGGGTTAGTTTTTCAGGACCCGACTTTATTTCCTTGGAAAAATATATGGAATAACGTGGCGACTGGGCCTGAGGCTCGTGGTGTTCTGAAGGAGCAGAAGGATGAAGTAAACAAATTTATTGAGCTTGTAGGGCTTAAAGGGTTCGAAAAGGCTTACCCCCACCAGCTCTCAGGCGGTATGGCACAACGTGCAGCGCTTGCTAGAGCACTAGTTAATCATCCTAAAGTGCTGCTGCTAGACGAGCCGCTCGGAGCCTTGGATGCTTTTACGAGGATGAACCTGCAGGAGGAAATTCTTCGGATCTGGCAGGAAAGAGGCACGACAATGGTATTCGTTACCCATGATATCGATGAAGCTGTTTATTTAAGCGATCGAGTCGTTATTATGACACCGAGACCGGCACAGATTAAAGAGGTTATTTCAATTGATCTGCCTCGTCCAAGAGTTCGCAATAGTACGTCATTCTTCGAGTACCGTTCGCGAATATTGGAGTCGCTGCAGCTAGTGCCGGAAATCGCACAGCCCGAATATTCCGTATAAAGAAAAGGGATGGGATCAGCATGCTAAAGAGAAGAAACGCTATTATCTTGCTTATGTTGCTATTGGTTACGGCTGCATTGCTAAGCGGCTGTGGGGGAGCAGGGAGCAGGGTGTCTGCAGCAGGAAACTCAGGGGAAGCTCTGAGTATAAGCTTCGCTACGACACCGGAAAAGCTGCTTTCTAGTGGAAGCTCAACCTTAAGCTTGGATATTAAGGAGAAGGATAAGGCCGTTGTTGGTGCTGCTGT
This portion of the Cohnella abietis genome encodes:
- a CDS encoding AraC family transcriptional regulator translates to MGKPNLLMEKGEQFFADGFSLYVNRVSEDFDLPEHEHDFIEICYVWAGSGFHYIEDQTIRVTQGDLFFLPLGVSHIFRPSSNKPKEPLIIGNCIFDEKIFHFLTSILPEQYGLYSFRGMNAETDRWLQMREKSGEFGRLFESLYMEFEHKRTGYETMLSGLLLQLLIVMERAMTPEINKGNLIAERIDSVYRFVRDHLHEKQTLATVAQHIGVGERQLQRNLLDKAQLSFTSLLQKERIDRSCQLLIDPSLSSLTIADISSRVGIHDLKRFHLLFKQAMGMTPARYRQLNTQ
- the cysC gene encoding adenylyl-sulfate kinase; translation: MKAGIVCWFVGLSGSGKTTISLMVESKLRAAGIPIAVLDGDELRKWLSSDLGFTYEDRMTHIRRTVYVADLLARNGLIVLAPLITPYKEMREYCRTKLTSYVEVYVDCPIENCIERDVKGLYEKAINGQIPMFTGISDRFDEPTSPDLIVKTNQETAEECACKVIKLLKEQNGCEHVI
- a CDS encoding TIM barrel protein produces the protein MKYSLCIGAYSGKDEIYHLEKVKEHGFHGLEYYAWWELQDLKKTAREQERIGVGINATCTKFISLVDETLRDSYLEGVRQTIEACKALNIRSVISQTGNVLEGIPRDKQRQAMVETLKRCAPLFEEAGIVLEVEPLNGLVDHQGHFLQRSDESIDVIDQVDSPNVKIVFDVYHQQITEGNVIRNATGYIDRINHYHIADNPGRYQPGTGELNYVNILRAIKNTGFSGFIGLECGFTIDTDLAIQQFKNEVITQVNA
- a CDS encoding NUDIX hydrolase; its protein translation is MEMKFCSSCGHGLEDRDIDGTIRRACTQCSFVHWGSYSIGVGALVVKDDKVLLVRRAQEPGKGKWTNPGGYIEQLEPIEETIRREVLEESGIEAVVRSIVALRDLPKSIHNLYVAFSMDYVSGEPTPDGFEVDAAGFYSLEEMAEMNVATFTQWLVDVALRGQSEGLTFDTNPIIPLDGYGLFRV
- a CDS encoding NHL repeat-containing protein → MTAKTQLRMGNGSYDYEVVAQWGNIPDTHSLGYTHGIVTDEANNVYVFHTGTPSIFKFDSEGNFLSAFGEQIGEGAHGFYLHKELTGEYLYTTDTSKGQMLKLTLEGKEVLALGVPPLQNVYDSDRRYVPTDVAVAPNGDIYISDGYGQSWIHVYNAEGEYKKSWGGKGEEPGLLNCPHGISVDLRSGEPEIYVADRGNHRIQVFTLEGELKRIIDKDMDQPCSFFFFEGKMYIPDLNSRVSIYDQNDRLCAHLGEDQQAYKTEGWPNLAKSYYRADRFSSPHGLCVDSKGNVYVAEWIHDGRLTKLRPI
- a CDS encoding RNA polymerase sigma factor yields the protein MTLIDKQLSLPKLGNGNWEQLRTALNRYCLSLTESHWDAEDLAQDTWLKAVSTTRSADHNNLEAYLLRIAKNTWIDHTRRNATLTRIVKAQQPRVVSPEQGSFELEAAFHSLIKRLSPLQRAVFMLRDVLGYSISETATMLEATEGGVKAALHRARKALDLVREDIEQGRLPLPEDEGLKTFLRILAAAYQTGNVAALIELVQRNEIEPSMAIGILHSRKLAGLPLTKHADIRMAA
- the clpP gene encoding ATP-dependent Clp endopeptidase proteolytic subunit ClpP, which produces MSSYVPYVVEQTNRGERSYDIYSRLLKDRIIFLGSAIDDQVANSIIAQLLFLAAEDPEKEISLYINSPGGSTSAGFAIYDTMQFIKPQVHTICMGLAASFGAILLLAGAKGKRFALPNSEIMIHQPHGGAQGQASDIAISAKRILQVREKTNRITSELTGQPIERVEKDMDRDYFMSAQEALEYGVIDKVITSANIDLT
- a CDS encoding carbohydrate ABC transporter permease — its product is MNTKMAVPMIRKESKRENAVPGMKLSGVVRVIFVVFMLLLVAVELFPLVWLFDFSLLKSGDFFGSDILKWPNPAKWDNYSNAFKNAHIPLLFWNSLFVCTISIVLIVIFSVAMGYALTRMQWKLRKPVLALIMAGMIIPIYSTLLPNFIVFNEIGMLNTYLALILPYVAFQIPISMYIVSGFMETIPKALEEAAIMDGMNVPGLIFRIILPILKPAIATIAVLSFLSCWNEFIMAVTYIDKSSLRTLPFAVVYFMGQYSSNYGAQFAVLAMISIPSILIYLLFTDQINRGITAGAVKG
- a CDS encoding ABC transporter ATP-binding protein — translated: MVASAVKEGGQISVSGVSRVFEDQGKGGSPIVALSKVDLDIAPGEFVSLIGPSGCGKSTLLRLIAGIDTPTSGELQLDGEAIVDAHPSRGLVFQDPTLFPWKNIWNNVATGPEARGVLKEQKDEVNKFIELVGLKGFEKAYPHQLSGGMAQRAALARALVNHPKVLLLDEPLGALDAFTRMNLQEEILRIWQERGTTMVFVTHDIDEAVYLSDRVVIMTPRPAQIKEVISIDLPRPRVRNSTSFFEYRSRILESLQLVPEIAQPEYSV
- a CDS encoding ABC transporter permease, which translates into the protein MEIAERIGLQSNTKTRLPYFSLFRIALPALALITALLLHTLVPNVQPVLSTRGFTIVLSVILLLFLTWFVASLFRPGVFKSLHYFSNITTFIIALIVVWELLTLKSATLPLPYFPSPVKILDALINDRHKLLICVLYSLRLLVIGYLIGAVFGLATGILMGWYKHFQYWVNPFLRFIGPIPATAWIPVVLIIFPSSFTASIFLIALGTWFPVTVMTWSGIAGVNKSFFEVARTLGAKERYLILRVAVPAAFPLIFIGLFMGLGTSFVTLIVAEMLGVKAGLGFYITWAQGWAEYYKVYAALFIMAVLFSTIITVLFKIRDRILIWQKGLIKW
- a CDS encoding sulfotransferase family 2 domain-containing protein yields the protein MAVSTLSKRKDVITMGSGSHKSIQPTLFYIHIPKTAGSSMYQILHQVYGCQLGVVADPDTTIWDTILAQPDHGLACIFGHYWFGLHHSSVLPFEYATMMRDPVEAILSYYYYIARQPSHWLYGHALSLSIEDFFDLPEEVVGMFFRDYQTASILGSSSVSVKKAKQQINSFYPIVGITEMFHESVYMLKKRYGWGPLQVYSVNVTPNRPTREGLAPKVIKQIEALVSHDIQVYAFAKKRLLKSIRSLPPHEKELIQQFKLTGALT
- a CDS encoding FixH family protein, yielding MLKRRNAIILLMLLLVTAALLSGCGGAGSRVSAAGNSGEALSISFATTPEKLLSSGSSTLSLDIKEKDKAVVGAAVIFEIWPKGQEQHAQLNAKSEGKGQYYIKGEFSQLGDYYLLAHVTTAEGVHQMKTFEFSIQ